TTCTGACTGCGGTTAATTCAGACCACTCTGGCATAGTCTGTAGTGTATATAATTGCTTGCAAGACTCATCAATCGAATAATTACATGGAGCGACGATAATTATATCTGGGTCAACTGACCGAAGTAAATTCCATTCGTCTTTTTCTTCTATTTCAGGTGGCTGTGACATATCATCGTATATACCCCCACCAATCTCCACGAGTTCGGGAACCCATCCTCGTGCAATCATTGTAGGTTCAATCCAATCAAGAACAAGAACCGTTGGACGTTCAGCAAGTGACTGTGTCCTTGTTTTTAGCGAATCAAGGCGAGTCCGCAGCTTATCAACATATGATTGTGCTTCCGACCGACGATTGACCGCAACGCCGATGTTCTGTATATTATCAAACAGATCCTCAGTTCCTGTCGTGTGAGTGGAAACAATCGACGAATCAAGGTTCATTTCCTCGATCTTTTTTTCGACTGCGAGGGAATCAATCGCGCATTCACCACATAGTGACTGAGTGAGGATTACGTCCGGGTTAATATCTTGAAGCAGGGACTCTCGGAGAGAGTACTGCTCTCCGTCAAATTCTGTAATAACAGGCTGGCCTTTTACAGCAGGAGGATAATCGCATGTATGGGAGACAGCTTCTGGAATTACTCCCAATTGAGTGGAGATTTCTGTCGTCGCTGGAAGGAGTGAGACAACCGTTGGAGTGTCCATTATCAGATATTATAGATTTGAGAATATTTGTCTTCTGCATACGTGCAGAAATATTCCGCAGTAAGTGGCTCTCCAGTTGCATGTTCAATCAACTCGTCTGTTCGATACCGACAACCATGTTGATGGATAGTCTCCTGGAGCCAGTCAGTAATCTGATCAAATGACTGGGCACGAACGAGAGAAGAAACATCAAGTTCGGACCTAATCGTATGATTAATCTGTGCTGCTAGTACGCTACCAAGGGAGTACGTTGGGAAATACCCGAACGATCCGTGGCTCCAGTGAATGTCTTGGAGACATCCTTCGGCGTCGGATTCCGGCCGAACACCAAGATATTGTTCATATTTCTCGTTCCATACCGCTGGAACATCTTCAACAGAAAGGTCACCAGAAATAAGATCTCGCTCAATCTCGTATCGGATAATGATATGAAGGTGGTATGTTAGCTCATCTGCTTCAACTCGGATTAAGTTATCTGGATCGACCTTATTGGCTGCTTCATACGCTTCCTGTAGTGGAACCTCAGCGAGTTGTGGAAAATGTTCAGATAAGATTGGTAGAAGTTGCTCCCAAAAGGGTTTTGACCGACCGATATGGTTTTCCCAGAACCGGGATTGGGATTCGTGTACTGAGAGGTCTCGTGATTCACCAAGCGGAGTTCCGTACTTATCTTGGGGGAGGCCTTGGGTGTACCTAGCGTGTCCGAATTCGTGGATTGTACTAGTAAGCGAGTCAAGTGGGTCCTCTTCGTTAAATCGAGTCGTTATTCTAGCATCGAATTGTGTCCCAGACGAAAACGGATGAGGTGCAGTATCCAGCCGACCGCGGGTCCAGTCATATCCTAGCAGATCAAGTACGTCTTCAGCAACACTGTGTTGTATGTCTGAATCGTATGATCCAGTAAATGGATCAGCAATCTTTGTATCTGCGTCAGCAATATCATCAATCAGTGGAACAAGTTGGTCTCTAAGCTCAGTGAGAATTGTATCAGCTGTTTTCAGATCCAGATATGGTTCATATTCCTCAAAAAGCACAGCGTACGGATCACGATTGGGATCAATGTGCTCCGCATATTCTCGTTTAAGTTCAACCAGTTGCTCTAGAACGGGTGCAAACTCATCAAATGAGTCAGTCTCTTTTGCTTTTTTCCATGCAGGATGTGCTTCGCTTGTTACTTCTGATATCTTCTCGACAAGGTCTGTTGGTACCCGGTTAGCTCGTTCATACTCACGGCGAACTTCGCGAACTACTGCCTGTCTATCATCTGGAAGGGATGCATCATCCAGCTTGTCGAGCCATTCGTCCATTGGATCCTCCGTGAGTAATTCATGCTGTACAGCAGAAAGTGCAGAAAGTTGCTGTGATCTT
This portion of the Salinarchaeum sp. IM2453 genome encodes:
- a CDS encoding carboxypeptidase M32, which translates into the protein MPDDLYTQFENRIRRMTNISNAAGIVRWDQEVMMPKGGTPARSQQLSALSAVQHELLTEDPMDEWLDKLDDASLPDDRQAVVREVRREYERANRVPTDLVEKISEVTSEAHPAWKKAKETDSFDEFAPVLEQLVELKREYAEHIDPNRDPYAVLFEEYEPYLDLKTADTILTELRDQLVPLIDDIADADTKIADPFTGSYDSDIQHSVAEDVLDLLGYDWTRGRLDTAPHPFSSGTQFDARITTRFNEEDPLDSLTSTIHEFGHARYTQGLPQDKYGTPLGESRDLSVHESQSRFWENHIGRSKPFWEQLLPILSEHFPQLAEVPLQEAYEAANKVDPDNLIRVEADELTYHLHIIIRYEIERDLISGDLSVEDVPAVWNEKYEQYLGVRPESDAEGCLQDIHWSHGSFGYFPTYSLGSVLAAQINHTIRSELDVSSLVRAQSFDQITDWLQETIHQHGCRYRTDELIEHATGEPLTAEYFCTYAEDKYSQIYNI
- a CDS encoding ABC transporter substrate-binding protein; protein product: MDTPTVVSLLPATTEISTQLGVIPEAVSHTCDYPPAVKGQPVITEFDGEQYSLRESLLQDINPDVILTQSLCGECAIDSLAVEKKIEEMNLDSSIVSTHTTGTEDLFDNIQNIGVAVNRRSEAQSYVDKLRTRLDSLKTRTQSLAERPTVLVLDWIEPTMIARGWVPELVEIGGGIYDDMSQPPEIEEKDEWNLLRSVDPDIIIVAPCNYSIDESCKQLYTLQTMPEWSELTAVRNNEIYFMDGNHYVNRPGPRLIETARYFAGLIHPDRFNAPPSEVVRSISTVIQS